A region of Argentina anserina chromosome 5, drPotAnse1.1, whole genome shotgun sequence DNA encodes the following proteins:
- the LOC126796468 gene encoding cellulose synthase-like protein D3 — MASESPINTSTASPRLRRSSRTSQDLGSDIGGVEFATYTVHIPSTPDNNPMSASMEYSTSQRVEDQFVSSSLFTGGYNCVTQAQLKEKVIESETSHHPQMTGAKGSFCSVPGCDAKVVTDERGLDIVPCECDYKICVDCFRDAVRNGDHMCPGCKEPYRELDVTEYAVHNRKQYQQQMSKTERRMSLMKSTKVMGRQSSEFDHNKWLFETKGSYGYGNAIWPKVDVEGSQDGIGGDPMVFHDKQWRPLTRKLNISAAILSPYRLLIFIRMVVLGLFLQWRVRNPNEDAVWLWAMSVVCEIWFAISWLLDQLPKLCPINRSTNLDVLREKFETPSLSNPTGKSDLPGIDIFVSTADPEKEPPLVTANTILSILAADYPVEKLACYVSDDGGALLTFEAMAEAASFANLWVPFCRKHNIEPRNPESYFSLKRDPYKNKVRQDFVRDRRRVKREYDEYKVRINGLPDSIRRRSDAYNARDEMKAMKLGRTIGNDEAVDKIKIPKATWMADGTHWPGTWALPAPEHSRGDHASIMQVMLKPPSDEPLKGATVDSNSMDLSEVDIRLPMLVYVSREKRPGYDHNKKAGAMNALVRASAVMSNGPFILNLDCDHYIYNSQALREGMCFMMDRGGDRIGYVQFPQRFEGIDPSDRYANHNTVFFDVNMRALDGLQGPVYVGTGCLFRRTALYGFDPPRVKDCNGCCCGGRNKKSKSSVVSAPETDSQTMQVGDFEDDNEMTAIIPKRFGNSSFLVDSIQVAEFQGRPLADHPSLRNGRPPGALTFSRELLDASTVAEAISVISCWYEDKTEWGQRIGWIYGSVTEDVVTGYRMHNRGWRSVYCVTKRDAFRGTAPINLTDRLHQVLRWATGSVEIFFSRNNALFASSKMKFLQRIAYLNVGMYPFTSFFLIVYCFLPALSLISGQFIVKTLNITFLVYLLGITVTLILLAVLEIKWSGIELEEWWRNEQFWLIGGTSAHLAAVLQGLLKVIAGIEISFTLTSKSGGDDIDDEFVDLYIFKWTSLMIPPITIMMTNLIGIAIAVCRTVYSVIPQWSKLLGGVFFSFWVLAHLYPFAKGLMGRRGKTPTIVFVWSGLIAITISLLWVAISPPSGTNQIGGSFQFP, encoded by the exons ATGGCCTCTGAATCTCCAATCAACACTTCAACCGCGTCCCCTAGGCTTCGCCGTTCAAGCCGAACAAGCCAGGACCTCGGCAGTGACATTGGAGGTGTCGAATTCGCAACCTACACAGTCCACATCCCCTCCACGCCAGACAACAACCCAATGTCAGCTTCCATGGAGTACTCCACTTCGCAGAGAGTCGAGGACCAATTCGTCTCCAGCTCTCTCTTCACGGGCGGCTACAATTGCGTCACGCAGGCCCAATTGAAGGAGAAGGTCATCGAATCGGAGACCAGCCATCACCCCCAGATGACTGGGGCAAAAGGGTCTTTCTGCTCCGTGCCGGGTTGTGATGCTAAGGTGGTGACTGATGAGAGGGGGCTGGATATTGTCCCTTGTGAATGTGACTACAAGATTTGTGTGGACTGTTTTAGGGATGCAGTGAGAAATGGTGACCACATGTGTCCTGGCTGCAAGGAGCCTTATAGGGAGCTGGATGTGACAGAGTATGCGGTGCATAATCGAAAGCAGTATCAGCAGCAGATGTCGAAAACTGAGAGGAGGATGTCGCTGATGAAGTCGACAAAGGTGATGGGGAGGCAGAGTAGCGAGTTTGATCATAACAAGTGGTTGTTTGAGACAAAGGGGAGTTATGGATATGGGAATGCTATTTGGCCCAAGGTTGATGTGGAAGGGAGTCAAGATGGGATTGGGGGAGATCCAATGGTGTTTCATGATAAGCAATGGAGGCCGCTTACGCGAAAGTTGAATATCTCTGCTGCAATTCTCAGTCCATATAG GCTTCTTATATTCATTCGAATGGTGGTGCTTGGATTGTTTTTGCAATGGAGAGTCAGAAATCCAAATGAAGATGCTGTCTGGTTGTGGGCTATGTCTGTGGTTTGTGAAATCTGGTTTGCCATCTCATGGCTACTTGATCAGCTTCCAAAGCTTTGTCCCATCAATCGCAGTACCAATCTCGATGTTCTAAGAGAGAAATTTGAAACACCGAGCCTCAGCAATCCTACTGGAAAATCTGATCTTCCAGGCATAGACATTTTTGTCTCTACGGCAGACCCAGAGAAAGAACCGCCTCTTGTCACCGCAAACACTATTCTTTCGATTCTTGCAGCTGACTACCCAGTTGAGAAGCTTGCATGTTATGTTTCAGATGATGGTGGTGCACTTTTGACATTTGAGGCCATGGCAGAAGCTGCTAGTTTTGCTAACCTGTGGGTACCTTTTTGTCGGAAGCACAACATTGAACCAAGGAACCCAGAATCTTACTTCAGTCTGAAGAGA GATCCTTATAAGAACAAAGTACGTCAAGATTTTGTTAGAGATCGAAGGAGAGTAAAGCGTGAGTATGATGAATATAAAGTTAGGATTAATGGCCTTCCTGATTCAATCCGGAGACGCTCAGATGCCTACAATGCTAGGGACGAGATGAAGGCTATGAAACTCGGGAGAACAATTGGAAATGATGAAGCAGTTGATAAGATAAAGATTCCAAAAGCAACCTGGATGGCTGATGGAACACATTGGCCTGGTACTTGGGCACTTCCTGCCCCCGAGCATTCTAGGGGTGATCATGCAAGTATAATGCAG GTGATGTTGAAACCTCCTAGTGATGAACCACTGAAAGGAGCAACAGTGGATTCAAATTCCATGGATCTAAGTGAGGTTGACATCCGCCTTCCAATGTTGGTCTATGTTTCTCGTGAGAAGCGACCTGGCTATGATCACAACAAGAAGGCTGGCGCTATGAATGCCTTGGTTCGGGCCTCAGCCGTCATGTCCAATGGCCCCTTTATTCTCAACCTTGACTGTGACCACTACATCTATAATTCCCAAGCATTAAGAGAAGGTATGTGCTTCATGATGGATCGTGGTGGGGACCGCATTGGTTATGTCCAGTTTCCTCAGAGGTTTGAAGGAATAGACCCTTCTGACCGTTATGCGAACCACAACACTGTTTTCTTTGATGTCAATATGCGTGCACTTGATGGTCTTCAGGGTCCAGTATATGTTGGAACGGGTTGCCTCTTTCGAAGAACTGCCCTTTATGGATTTGATCCCCCTCGAGTGAAGGATTGTAATGGTTGTTGCTGTGGTGGTCGCAATAAGAAATCTAAATCTTCAGTTGTTTCTGCCCCTGAAACCGATTCCCAAACAATGCAAGTGGGAGACTTTGAAGATGATAATGAAATGACTGCCATTATTCCTAAAAGGTTTGGGAACTCTAGTTTCCTTGTAGACTCTATCCAAGTTGCAGAATTTCAAGGTCGTCCTCTTGCTGATCATCCATCATTGAGAAATGGACGTCCACCTGGTGCACTCACATTTTCCCGCGAGCTTCTTGATGCATCAACAGTTGCAGAGGCAATCAGTGTCATCTCGTGCTGGTATGAGGACAAGACAGAATGGGGCCAACGCATTGGGTGGATTTATGGCTCAGTAACTGAAGATGTTGTAACAGGTTATAGAATGCATAACAGAGGATGGAGGTCTGTTTATTGTGTAACAAAAAGAGATGCATTTCGAGGTACTGCTCCAATCAATCTCACTGATCGCCTTCACCAGGTTCTCCGATGGGCTACTGGATCTGTCgagattttcttttctcgaaACAATGCTCTTTTCGCAAGCTCCAAAATGAAGTTTCTGCAAAGGATAGCTTACCTCAATGTTGGAATGTACCCTTTCACATCCTTTTTCCTCATTGTCTACTGCTTCCTTCCAGCCCTTTCACTCATTTCGGGCCAGTTCATAGTGAAGACCCTCAACATAACCTTCCTGGTATACCTTTTAGGCATAACAGTGACCCTCATTCTTCTTGCTGTGCTCGAGATCAAGTGGTCTGGGATCGAACTAGAAGAGTGGTGGAGGAATGAGCAGTTTTGGTTAATCGGAGGAACAAGCGCCCACCTAGCAGCTGTGCTTCAAGGTCTTCTTAAGGTCATAGCAGGAATAGAGATCTCATTCACACTGACATCAAAATCCGGAGGCGATGATATAGATGATGAGTTTGTGGATCTCTATATCTTCAAATGGACATCACTAATGATACCGCCAATTACAATCATGATGACAAACTTGATTGGAATAGCCATTGCTGTTTGTCGAACAGTATATAGTGTCATACCACAGTGGAGCAAATTGCTTGGAGGAGTGTTCTTCAGCTTTTGGGTGCTGGCACATCTCTATCCCTTTGCAAAAGGGCTGATGGGAAGGCGAGGGAAGACGCCGACCATCGTGTTTGTGTGGTCTGGTCTTATAGCAATCACCATATCTCTCCTTTGGGTGGCTATTAGTCCTCCATCAGGTACTAACCAAATTGGCGGGTCATTCCAGTTCCCTTGA
- the LOC126796467 gene encoding uncharacterized protein LOC126796467, protein MRRRGVAGARLQAERRRKALQLQTQARRWKGDRRSDEATERAAERREATSISGLAATHQEAVRCWDWAEGDRTVAAEEGEDEVECDGGGDVGGDDGEEEGPRGAPGFMRWEIWSSQTWQML, encoded by the exons ATGCGACGCCGAGGCGTCGCCGGTGCGCGCCTTCAGGCGGAGCGAAGGAGAAAAGCCCTGCAGCTTCAAACCCAGGCGAGGCGATGGAAAGGCGACCGCCGGAGCGACGAAGCGACGGAGCGAGCGGCGGAGCGACGCGAAGCGACTTCAATCTCTGGCCTAGCAGCTACCCATCAGGAGGCTGTGCGCTGCTGGGATTGGGCCGAAGGGGACCGGACGGTGGCGGCAGAAGAGGGTGAGGATGAGGTGGAGTGTGACGGCGGCGGCGATGTAGGCGGGGATGACGGTGAAGAGGAAGGACCACGTGGAGCCCCAGGATTTATGAGG TGGGAAATTTGGTCTTCACAGACATGGCAAATGCTGTAA